The sequence CCCGGCCGTGGTTGGCTTCGATCAGGTCCGCTTCCGGGTTGAGGGCGCGGATGATCTTGCGCGCCGCCTCGCGCTGCTCGGGCGGGGCGTCATCGACCTTGTTCAGGACGATCACATCGGCGAATTCGATCTGCTCGACGAGGAGATCGACCAGCGTGCGCTTGTCGTTGTCGAGGGCTTCACCGCGCTGCTCCAGGAAGTCCGTCGACGAATAATCCCTAAGCAGGTTCACGGCGTCGACCACCGTCACCATGGTGTCGAGACGCGCCACGTCGGACAGGCTTTCGCCGTCCTCGGAGCGAAAATCGAAGGTCGCCGCGACCGGCAGCGGCTCGGAGATGCCCGTCGATTCGATCAGCAGATAATCGAAGCGACCGTGTTCGGCGAGGGCGCGGACCTCCTTCAGGAGATCGTCGCGCAGCGTGCAGCAGATGCAGCCGTTCGTCATCTCGACGAGCTTCTCATCGGTCCGGGAGAGATTCGCACCGCCATCGCGAACCAGATCCGCATCGATGTTCACCTCGCTCATGTCGTTGACGATCACCGCGACCTTCAGGCCGTGCCGGTTGTTCAGGACGTGGTTCAGCAAAGTGGTCTTTCCAGCCCCGAGGAAGCCGGACAAGACGGTGACGGGGAGTTTGTGCATGGAGATCGAAGAGCCTTTTCAAGGGGATAGGGCGGCGGCGCTTGGGATTGGGCATTTCGGATGACGTGATGTAATGTTATAACATTACATCAACGAAGCCGGGCTATCTGTCAAGGTGCTTTGGCGCGGGATGTGGATCGCGTGCCCAGGTGTCGTGAACGAGACTTCCCGGTCGGCGCGCTTCGCCGGCCAGCCATCCCGTCTTCTCAATCGAGCCTGCGATCTTCATGGCCGCGTAGGATTCGCGGTGGCCGGTCGATCGCGATGCCATCGAAGAGGCGGCTTCGATGGACGGATTGATTTTGCAAGGCGATCGGTCTAATAAATCGTCGTGAAAGCGATTTCGCCATCAGCCGAACAGCGTCGCCGTGGCCGTCCGCCCAGGGACCAGACACGGCCCGACGCGCCGCGCGCTCGGCTCATACGCGCCGGCGTCGCGATCCTGACCGAGAAGGGTTTTAGCGCCGTCGGGGTCGAGGAGATTCTGGACGCGGCAGAGGTGCCGAAAGGCTCATTCTACCATTACTTCGACAGCAAGGAGGCTTTCGGCCTCGAGCTGATCGACGCCTATGCCGGCTATTTCGCGCGCAAGCTGGACCGTTGGTTCGACGACACCGGACGTGCTCCGCTCGACCGTATCAACGATTTCATCGCAGATGCTCGCTCGGGAATGGCGAGATACCGCTACCGGCGCGGCTGCCTCGTCGGCAATCTCGGACAGGAGATGGGTGTTCTGCCGGAGCCGTTCCGCAAGCGCCTCGCCGCCGTGTTCCGGGATTGGGAAGCGCGAACGTCACGTTGCCTGCGGTCGGCGCAAGGGGCGGGCGAGATATCGAACCATCTCGACTGCGAGAATCTCGCGCAATTCTTCTGGACCGGCTGGGAGGGGGCGGTGCTGCGCGCCAAGCTGGAACGGCGTCCCGACGCGCTCGACGTCTTCGCTGCGGGCTTTCTTGCGATGATCCGGACACGAAGTGACGGACAATGACGATCTTGCCAATCTCCAACGAGCAGTAACCCGGGAGTTCAACTCATGACCGAAACACGCGCCGTCAGCCGCTTCCCTGTCCCCGATCTCGCCGATATGCCCGACGACATCCGCAGCCGCATCCTGGCCGTGCAGGAGAAGTCCGGCTTCATTCCGAACGTCTTTCTCGTGCTCGCCCACCGGCCGGACGAGTTCCGCGCATTCTTCGCCTATCACGACGCGCTGATGGACAAGCCTGGCAACCTGACCAAGGCCGAGCGCGAGATGATCGTCGTTGCGACCAGCAACCTCAATCAGTGCCAGTACTGCGTGGTGGCGCATGGCGCGATCCTGCGGATCCGCGCCAAGGATCCGTTGATCGCCGATCAGGTCGCCATCAACTACCGCAAGGCCGACATCACAGATCGGCAGAAGGCCATGCTGGATTTCGCCGTTCGAGTCTCGACGGAAGCGCACAAGACGTCTGAGAGCGACTTCGCGGCGCTGAAGGAGCATGGATTCACCGAGGAAGACATCTGGGACATCGCGGCGATCTCCGCCTTTTTCGGCATGTCGAACCGGCTTGCGAACGTGACGAGCATGCGTCCGAATGCGGAGTTCTATTCCATGGGCCGCGGCTGAGCGAAGGAGCGGCGCCATGGAGCCTCATCCGAGCAACTGGCCTTGAAGAATCTGTTTGTCCGGACGCGAGAACCTCGGATTGCGCTGCGCTCGCTCGGACGATCCTTCGCGCGGCTGTGTCGCCCGCTGTCAATCCCGCCGCGCAAAAATATTCCACTTTACCGAAATTCGGAATTGACGTATGTGTCGTCCATCCCGGCTCACCTTGAGGGGCGGTCATGTTGTCGTGTGATCGCAGAGCCGGGTTTGCGGTGGACGCAGCAGCGTCGGGCGCGAAAGCCAGGGGCAGGGCGGATTGCTCTCCGTGAACCCTTCGCATCGCGCGGACGGACGGCGCTGTCAGGTTCGTCTCGTCTGTAAGTTTCCGGCTCCGTCGACAGGGCTGGGAATACTGCGGCGACATGGCGGGCCGTGCGTACGGCAAAACCGTGTGGTCCTGGCCGTCGTTGCTACGGTCAAGCTCTTGCGGATGCGGCATCTGCGTCAACCGGCGCAGGGCCGGTGAATTCCGTGAGGGTGAGGGAGGCCAGAAGGAACTCGGCTCCCGGGAGAGCGCGGCATAAGCCGTCCGACCATCGCGCAGGGAAGGCCGAGTGATCGGCACCACCTGTATGCTGCTGTGCGGTTCTTCCTGCGTGTGCTTTTCGCGCAGCGGACCGCGGGTGCGATGTCAGCACCCGGCCTTCCCTGCGCCCTCTTGGCTAAAGAGGGTGGAGCGATCAAGCAAAGCTCGGGCGAAACGCGCCGCGAGAACGCAAAGGTGTGTCTGTAGCCACGCACTCGGTGTCATCGTCCGGCTTGACCGGACGATCCAGTACTCCGAGACAGTAGCGATTGAGTCGAGACGCGCGGCGTACTGGATTCCTCGCCTGCCGCGGGGAATGACAGCGGAGGTTAGAGAACCAGCCATCGTCTCAAACGCCGTCATTGCAAGGAGCGAAGCAACGAAGCGATCCAGCGTCGTTCCACAGATGGATTCTGGATTGCTTCGTCGCAAGGGCTCCTCGCAATGACGTGGAGAGAGTATCGCGCCCCACTCCGCTCGTGCCCCGGACGCAGCGCAGCGTCCCTTCGACGATGCGCTGCAGAGCCGGGGCCCATCTCTCCGAGCAATCCGCATCGGATGAGTCTCGGCTCTGCGCAGCACCACTGCGCGCCGCAGCGCGTCCGGAACACGAGAACTGGTGATAGACGTACCAGCTTCATTTCCTCCACTCACAAGCTCGTGTCTTTATTCGGAAACGTTCATTTCCTATTATCCCGCAATGCAAAAGACCGCCCGCCGATCTCGACCTGCTCGCCCGCCCGGCCGCCCCCGGGAGTTCGACATGGACATCGCCCTCGACAGGGCGGTGCGGGTGTTTCGCGAGCGCGGTTATCATGCGACCTCGATCGGCGACCTCGCCGCGGCGATGCGGCTGGCGACGGGGAGCATCTACAAGGCATTTCGCGACAAGCATGCGATATTTCTCGCCGCCTTCGAACGTTACACCCATCTCCGCCAGGAGCAGACGCAGAAGGCCGCGGCGCGCGGCGCAAACGGCCGCGAGAAAATCCGCAACGTGCTCTTATCCTATGTCGAGCACTCTCGCGGCAGCGAAGGGCGGCGCGGCTGTCTCGTCGTCGGCAGCGCGGTCGAGCTGTCGGCGCTCGATCCTGTGGTCGGCGCCCGCGTCAACGCGCAGCTCAAGTCCAACGAAGATTTCATCGCCGGCCTCATTCGCGAAGGATTGGCCGACGGCTCGGTCCCCCGCCATGTCGACGCCGAGGACACCGCGCGGCTGATGATCTGCATCATGCAAGGTCTGCGCGTCGTCGGCAAGACCCGCCTGCGGCTCGAGGCGCTGCGCCTCGTCGGCGTCGCGATGAAGCTGCTTACCTGAATTTTTTGTCAGAATAGGGAATTGTCATTCCCTATATCTTATCTGGAGTCGATGCGAATGACGATGAATGCCACGATCGAGACCGCACCCGAGCCGGACGCGATCTCGCAGCGCCTGACCCTCGTGCTTGCCGCGGCCTGTGGCATGGTCGCCGCCAACATCTATTACGCCCAGCCGCTGATCGCGCCGATCAGCGCCGCGCTCGGCCTCTCGAATGCAGCCGGCGGGCTGATCGTCACCATGACCCAGATCGGCTACGGCACCGGGCTGCTGCTGATCGTGCCGCTCGGCGATCTCGTCGAGAATCGCCTGCTGATCTGCTCGGTTATTGCGCTCGGCGCCGCGGCTCTGCTCGCGGCCGCGTTCGCGACTCACGCGCTGCCGTTCCTGCTCGCCGCGCTGTTCGTCGGGCTCGGCTCGGTCGCGGTGCAGATCATCATTCCCTATGCCGCGCATCTGGCGCCGGAAGCCAGCCGCGGCCGCGTCGTCGGCAACGTCTCGACGGGCCTGATGCTCGGCATCATGCTGGCGCGCCCGGTGGCGAGCTTCGTCACGGCGGCGCTGTCGTGGCATGCGGTGTTCTTCTGCTCGGCCGCGCTGATGATCGTGCTCGCAGCCATGCTCTGGATGACCTTGCCGAAGCGCAAGCCGGTCGCGCGCATGCATTATGGCGCGCTGCTGCTGTCGATGCCGGAGCTCGTGCGCACCACGCCGCTGCTGCGCCGCCGCGCGCTCTACCAGGCGAGCCTGTTCGGTTGCTTCACGCTGTTCTGGACCGTGGCGCCGCTGCTGCTGGCGAGCGAGTTCAGCTTCACCCAGCGCGGCATTGCGCTGTTCGCGCTCGCCGGCGTTGCCGGCGTGTTCGCGGCCCCGATCGCGGGACGGCTCGCCGATCGCGGCCACAGCCGCATGGCGACGCGGGTCGCGATGCTGCTCGCTGGCGCCGGATTCCTGATCACGCATATCGGCGCGCCCGGATCGATGCTGAACTTGGCCTGCCTGGTCGTGGCGGCGATCGCCATCGATATCGGCGTTCAGGGGAATGTCGTGCTCGGCTTCCGCGCCATCTTCGTGCTCGGGCACGAGCACCGCAGCCGCCTCAACGGCCTCTATATGGCGACGTTCTTCGCCGCCGGCGCAGCCGGGTCCGCGCTCGGCGCCTTCGCCTTCGCGCAAGGCGGCTGGACATTGGCATCGGCCATTGGCCTAGCCCTGCCGGTTGCCGGCCTGCTCTATGCGGCGACCGAGTAGCCGCCCGGCACGGCCGAGAATCGCGCGATGCGGCCCGTTTACCTACCCGTCGCGCGGGCGCAATTTCCGCCTCGTGGTCCGGGCGCGGCTGTAGTACTTTGGTTGCAATCGGACCTGGTTAACGGGCGGCAGGGGGAGGCTGATGAGGCGTGCGGGGCTGTTTGGCGTACCGCGGGTACGGCCATGGTCGTGGCAGGCGTTTCTGCTTGGGCTGGTCGTCGTTGCGACGTCGGCCGTGCTTCAGGGGATCTGTGTCGCCCTCGGCGCAAAGCTCTATTTCGCGGCATTCCTGCCCGGCCTCTTCGTGCTCGCGCTCGTCGCTGGCGTGCCATTGGCTGCATTGGCTGCGCTGGTGACCGTTCCGCTGGTGTGGTGGGCGTTCATGCCGCCTTTCTTCGAATTCAATTCGCTGACCAGCGCGAATGCCGATTCCATCAACCTGTTCTGCCTGCTCGCCGTGCTGGTGATCGGCCTTGCCGATCTCTGCCGCGCGACCATAGCGATGGTCAGCCGTGGCGGGTTGAAGCATCCGGGCGAGAGTGCGGCATTGAATCCGCAATAGTTCGGCCGTGCACGACCATGCGCGTTGCGCGCGCGCAACAGTTCGGCAACCATCCGCATGCTCGCCGCGCGCCGCTAACTTTTCAAAAAAGATTTGGCCGCAGTTTCTCCCGCGGGAATGACGAGGGAGTATTCGGACATGAACGGCCACATCACCGGTCACGCCATTTTGGAGAACGTGCGTCGCTACCGCGGCATCGCATCGCTCTATCGCCAGACCGCTGCATTCCGTCCTGGCCAGAGCTGGTCGCTGCTGGAGCAGGCGAAGGATTGGGAAGCGCGCGCGCTGTCGGAGCTCGAAGCCTATTTCGCGGCGCGCACGGATTACGCCGCTCCGCGCGCGGCCTGATCGTTAACCATCGCTCACGATATGATCGTGAGATCGGGCGCGGGCACGACGAATTGCCCGCCCCAGCGCCGAACCTCCGGCAGCTGGGCGATGACCTCGTCCTTGAGATTCCAGGGCAGGATGAAGACGTAATCGGGCTTGGCCGCGATCAGCGCGGCGGGATCGCGGACCGGCAGATGCGATCCCGGCAGCAGCAGCCCCTGCTTGTGCGGATTGCGGTCCACGGTGAACGGAATCAGCTCGCACGTGACGCCGCAATAATTGAGCAGCGTGTTGCCCTTCGCGGGCGCGCCATAGGCCAGCACCGTCTTGCCTGCACGTCGCGCCGCGACGAGAAAGCCGCGGATCATCTCGCGCTTCGCCGCCACCTTCTCCCGGAAACCACGATAGGTTGCCGCCTGGTGGATGCCCGCTTCAGCTTCGCGCCGGCGCAATCTCTCGAGTGCGGGCGAGGGGCCTTCAGGCGCAGCCTGGTTGCAGACGTGCAGGCGCAGCGAGCCGCCATGCGTCGGCAATTCCTCGACATCGAAGATGCGCAAGCCGTGTGCGCGAAACACGGTCTCGAGGGTTGCGAGCAAGAAGTACGACAGATGCTCGTGATAGATCGTGTCGAACTGGATGCCTTCGATCAGATGCAGAAGATGCGGCAGCTCCAGCGTCGCGCGCCCGGTCTCGGGCAGGAGAATGCGCAGCGCCGCGACGAAGTCGTTGATGTCGGTGACGTGGGGCAGCACGTTGTTGGCGACGACCAGATCGGGCCTGTGTCCTTCGGCCCGCAGCGCGCGCGCGACGTCGCGGCCGAAATAGCAGGTCCGGGTCGGGATGTCCTTGGCGATGGCGGCCGCCGCGGGGCCGCTGGCGGGCTCGACGCCGAGCACGCGGATGCCGGCACGCCGGAAATATTGCAGGAGATATCCGTCGTTGCTGGCGATCTCGATCACCACGGACGTTACGCCGAGCTTCGCGCGGGCGATCATCGCTGCGGCGTAGCTCTCGCAATGATGCAGCCAGCTCTCGGAATAGGAGGAGTAGTAGAGATATTGGTCGAAGATGCTCGCCACAGACTCGAATTGCGGCAGCTGGACCAGCCCGCAGGCCCGGCAGGCTCGAGCATGCAACGGATAGATCGGCTCGGTCGTGTCCGCGCGCTCCGGCGGCACGAAAGAGTTTGCGAGAGGCGACAGGCCGAGATCGATGAAGGTCTCGTCGAGCTCGTCCGCGCAGAAGCGGCATCGATGCCTGTCCATGGACGGATCGCCCCGTTGTGCCGTCGTGCCGCGGCTGTTACTGAATTGCCTCAAGCCACGCAAATTCCGTTAACGTTGCGCATGATGCAACCGAAAACGCGTTCCGGTGAACGGATGTTCGCAATGGCGGTGTGTGCAACTCGCCGCGCGGGGGCTTGGAGATGAAGTTCACGCCATTGACCCTGCCGGGAGTCATCGAAATCGGGATCGAGCCGGAGACCGACGCGCGCGGATTTTTCGCCCGGCTGTTCGACGCGGAAGCCTTCGCCGCACAGGGTCTGCCAACGCATTTTTCGCAACACAGCCTGTCCTGCAACGAGCGCGCAGGCACCTTGCGCGGCCTGCACTACCAGGCAGGGCGGCCGGAGGCCAAGCTGGTGCGGTGCGTGTCCGGCCGCACCTTCGATGTCGTCGTCGATCTGCGCCGGTCGCTGCCGACATATGGGCAATGGTGCGCGGTCGAGCTCGCCGCCAACCGGCATAATGCAGTGTTCATTCCCGCCGGATGCGCGCACGGCTTCCAGACGCTCGAAGGCGGCACCGAGTTGATGTATTTCATCGACGTGCCCTATGACCCGCAGGGCGCGGCCGGCATTCGCTGGGACGATCCGTCGCTGGCGATCGCCTGGCCGCTTCCCGATCCGATCCTGTCCGCGCGCGACCGCGCGCTGCCTTTTCTCGCATGAAGCGGGTGCTGGTCACGGGCGCGTCCGGATTCCTCGGCCGTGCGCTGCTGCCTGTCCTGGCCGATCGCGGCTTCGAGGTCCATGGCGTCGCGCGCTCGGCTCAACCGTCAACCGCGGGCATGAAGTGGCTCGCTGCTGATCTCCTCACGGAAGCCGGCCGCGTGCAGGTGCTGTCGGCATCGCGCCCGACGCATCTGGTCCATCTCGCCTGGGAAGCGCGGCCGGGCCGTTACCGCGACGATCCCGTCAATCGGCTCTGGGCGGAGGCGAGCATCGATCTGCTCGCGCGGGCCAGAGCCTGCGATACCAGCCGCATCCTCGGCATCGGAAGCTGTCTCGAATACGGCCCGCAGAACGGCTTGTGCGACGAACTTGCGAGCGAGTGCCGTCCGACGACCCTGTATGGACAGGCCAAGCTCAGCGCAGCCGAAGCCTACATCGCCGCCGGTGCCGCCTGGGGCCGCGTATTTTTCCCGTTCGGCCCGCGCGAACCGGAGGCGCGTCTTATCCCCTCGTTGATCCGGCATCTGCGCGCGGGCCAAAACTTCGACTGTTCGCATGGCCGGCAGCTGCGCGACTTCGTCTATGTCGAGGACCTCGCGCAGATGATCGCCGCGGTGCTCGACAGCGATCTGACCCGGGCAGTCAATCTCGGCAGTGGCGAGCCGCGCAGCCTGCGCAGCGTGGTCGAGCATGTCGCCGATCGCCTCCGGGCGCGGCATCTGGTCCGGTTCGGGGCCATCGACGCAACCGGCGTCGACGCCGAGCCGATCATCGCCACCGACATTCGCCGCCTTCGCGAGGTGGCCGCGGGCGTGCCGATGATCGGCTTCGAGGCGGGCGCCGGGCGGGCTCTCGCGTGGTGGATCGATCGCCTGTCGGGGAGGGCGTGAGTTGCGGTCCGCTTGCAACAGGCTGACGGCAGATAAGACCCCTGGCAATTACGGAGTTGTCTCGCCCCCCGCCTGTGCTAGTCACGGCCCGACCCACATCTCCTTCACGCCGGCCGGGGCAAGCGATGACCACCTTCAACCGCATCTTCACGACGGAGCGCCTGCTCCAGATCATCGTGGTGCTGGCGGCGACCCTCGCCATGAAGCTGATGAGCTGAGTGCGCGCGGGCTAGCGTCCGCCGAGCTCAGGCACATCGGGCAGATAGTTCGAGCCTTCCGAGCCCAGGAAATCGAACATCGCCTGCGCCGGCGGCAGCAGCACCTTGTCGCTGCGGCGGATCACGTACCATTGCCGCACGATCGGCAGGCCGGCGACGTCGAGCACGATGAGCCGGCCCTCGGCGAGCTCATGCGCCACGGTGTGGGCCGAGATGAAGGCAATGCCGAGCCCGGCGATCACCGCCTGCTTGATGGTCTCGTTGCTGCTCATCTCCATGCCGATGATCGGCTCGAGATCCGACTTCTGGAACATGCCCTCCATCAGCGTCCGCGTCCCCGAGCCGGGCTCGCGGGTGAGGAAGGTCTCGTGCACGAGGTCGGTCAGGTTGAGGCCGGAATCCTTCTCCAGCCAGTGCCCCTTGCGCGCAACGATGATGTGCGGATTGCGTCCGAGCTGGCGGACGTCCACCGTGACGTCGGCCGGCGGCCGACCCATCACCGCGAAATCGAGGTCGTAGCCGTGCATGGCCTCGCGGATCTCCTCGCGGTTGCCGATGGTGAGCTTGATCTCGATCTTGGGATGCCGCTTCGAGAACGCCGCGATCGCATGCGGCACGAAGTATTTCGCGGTCGAGACGGCGCCAAGCTGCACGGTGCCGCCGGTCCGCCCCGCGAGCAGGTCAAGCGCGCCCTGGCAGTCCATGATGGCGGCCTCGACCCGCTCGGCCAGCGCTAGGACCTCCTTGCCCGCCTCGGTCAACAGCATCCCGTCGCCGGTCCGCTGCACCAGCGGCAAACCTGCAAGGTCCTGAAGCTGCCGCAACTGCTGGGTCACGGCGGGCTGCGTCAGCCCGAGATGGCTGGACGCCGCCGTCACGCTGCCCTTGGCCGAGAGTGCCGCAAGCGAGCGCAGCTGCCGGATCGTCAGATGCCGGAGCTGGGCCGCCCCATGGCTAGGGCTATTATAAGAAAATTCTTTGACGCTCATTATGAATAGAAATTTTCCTTATTAAGCCGGGCCTGTCAATCTCGTCGTGCTGGGACTGACCGCATCGACCTCCACTGGGGAGGGAAACGGATGCGGCGCCTGCAAGGGATGGACGTAGATGATCGGGCAACTCAGGCTGGACGACCTCCTTCAGCGGTATTCTGAGACCGCACCCCATGCGCTCGCGGTGGCGGCCGCCGTCGATGCCATCGCGGCAGCGGCGATCGAGATCGCCGATCTTATCGCCTCCGGCGATCTCGCCGACGCCTCGGGTCTGACGACGGGCCGCAACAGCGACGGCGACGTTCAGCGCGATCTCGACGTGCAGGCCGACGCGATCCTGCGCCGCTGCATCGGCAGGCTGCCGATCGCGGCGCTGGCATCGGAGGAGATGCGCGAAGCCCAGATCGTCGATCGCGAAGGCCGCATCTGCATCGCGATCGATCCGCTCGACGGCTCCTCCAACATCGACATCAACATGACCGTCGGCACGATCTTCTCGATCCTGCCCGCGCCCGACGATCTCTCGCTCGCCTTCCACCAGCGCGGCTCGGCGCAGCTGGCGGCGGGGTTCGTCACCTACGGTCCGCAGACCTCGCTGGTGCTGACGCTCGGCGACGGCGTCGACGTCTTTACGCTCGACCGCAAGGCCGGCTGTTTCCGCCTCGGCCGCAGAGGCGTGCAGATCTCCGAGGCCTGCGAGGAGTTCGCGATCAACGCCTCGAACCGTCGGCACTGGGAGCAGCCGGTGCGTGCCTTCATCGACGAATGCCTCGCCGGTGTCGAAGGGCCCGCCAACCACGATTTCAACATGCGCTGGATCGGCTCGCTGGTCGCGGAGGCCTATCGCATCCTCACGCGCGGCGGCGTGTTCCTCTACCCCTCGGACGCACGTTCCGGTTACGGCGACGGCCGCCTGCGCCTCGTCTACGAGGCGCATCCGATGGCCTACATCATCGAGCAGGCCGGCGGCTCCGCCTCGACCGGGCGCGAGCGCATCCTCGAACTGTCGGCGCAAAGCCTGCACCAGCGCGTGCCGCTGATCATGGGCTCGATCAACGAGGTGCGGCGCGTCGAGGAATTGCATTGCGATCCGCTGCTGGTCGCCAGCGTCTCTGCGCCGCTATTCGCGCGGCGCGGATTCTTCCGGCTCTGAGCGAGGTGACGCATGTCCAGGAAGCATCCGATCATCTCCATCACCGGTTCCTCCGGCGCCGGCACCACCTCGGTCAAGAAGACCTTCGAGCAGATCTTCTTCCGCGAGAAGGTCAACGCCGCCTACATCGAGGGCGACGCCTTCCATCGATACGACCGCGCCGAGATGCGCGCGCAGATGGCCAAGGAGGCCGAGCGCGGCAACAAGCATTTCAGCCATTTCAGCCCCGAGACCAATTTGTTCGAGGAGCTGGAGCGCGCGTTCCGCGACTATGGCGAGACCGGCACGGCGGTGACGCGTCACTACGTTCATGACGCCGAGGAATCGGCGTTGCATGGCGCGCCTCCCGGCACCTTCACCGATTGGGAAAAGCTGCCGGAGAGCTCCGACCTGCTGTTCTACGAAGGTCTGCACGGCGCCGTCGTCACCGACAAGGTCAACGTCGCGCGCTATGCCGACCTCAAGATCGGCGTCGTGCCCGTGATCAATCTCGAATGGATTCAGAAGCTGCATCGCGACCGCAGCGCCCGCGGCTATTCCACCGAGGCCGTCACCGACACCATCCTGCGACGGATGCCGGATTACATTCACTACATCTGCCCGCAATTCACCGAGACCGACATCAACTTCCAGCGCGTGCCGACGGTAGACACCTCCAATCCGTTCATCGCGCGCTGGATCCCGACGCCGGACGAATCGATGGTCGTGATCCGCTTCAAGAATCCGCGCGGCATCGACTTCCCCTATCTGCTCTCGATGCTGCCGCAGAGCTGGATGTCGCGCGCGAATTCCATCGTCTGCCCCGGCGCCAAGCTCGACCTCGCGATGCAGCTGATCCTGACGCCGCTGATCATGCAGCTGATCGAGCGCAAGCGGAGCCTGAAGTGATCCGCAAGACCAACAATTGGAGGATCTGATGAACATCTCGGTTCATGCCGAAGCCGACCTCTATGCCGTCAGCCACACCGATCTCGCCAATGCCGTCCGCTTCCTCGCGGTCGACGCCATCGAGACCTCGCAGTCCGGCCATCCCGGCCTGCCCATGGGCATGGCCGACGTCGCCACCGTGCTGTTCTCGCGCTTCCTCAAATTCGACTCGGCGCATCCGAACTGGCCCGACCGTGACCGCTTCGTGCTGTCGGCGGGCCATGGCTCGATGCTGCTCTATGCATTGCTGCATCTGACCGGCGGCGATGTCAGCCTGGATGATATCAAGGCCTTTCGGCAGTGGGGCTCGAAGACGCCGGGCCATCCTGAATATGGCCATACACCCGGCGTCGAGACCACGACCGGTCCGCTCGGTCAGGGGATTGCCACGGCCGTCGGGATGGCGCTGGCCGAGCGCATGGCCAATGCGCGGCACGGCGACGGCCTCGTCGATCACTTCACCTATGTGATCGCCGGCGATGGCTGCCTGATGGAAGGCATCAGCCAGGAGGCGATCTCGCTTGCCGGTCATCTCCAGCTCGGCCGGTTGATCGTGCTGTTCGACGACAACGGCATCTCCATCGACGGGCCGACCTCGCTGGCGACGTCGGATGACCAGCTCGCGCGCTTCGCCGCCTCCGGCTGGTCGGTGCGCAGTGTCGACGGCCACGTTCCCGAAGCGGTCGCGCAGGCGATCGCCGAAGAGCGCGAAACCGCAAAGCCATCGCTGATCGCCTGTCGCACCATCATCGGCTACGGCGCGCCGGACCGGCAGGGCACCGAGAAGGCGCATGGCGCACCGCTCGGCACCGAGCAGACCGCGGCGGCGCGCCGGACGCTGGGTTGGGATTATCAGCCCTTCGTGGTGCCTGTCACGATCCAGAAGGCGTGGCGGATGATCGGACAGCGCGGGCAGGTCGATCGACTCGCCTGGCTCGATCGTTACGAAAGCGCGACGCCGGAGCAGCGCGATCTGTTCGTCGAGGGCAGGGCCGTCGCCTTGCCGGGCGGCTATGCGCTGGCTGCGGCGAAGCTGCGCGAGCGCTTCGCCAGCGAACGTCCGAAGATCGCAACGCGCCAGGCCTCGCAGCAGGTGCTCGACGGCATCGCCATGACCATCCCGGGCCTGGTCGGTGGCTCCGCCGACCTGACCCATTCGAACCTCACGCACGCCAAGGCGCAGGCTCCGGTCAAGAGCGTCGCGTTCGCCGGCGACTACATCCACTACGGCATTCGCGAGCACGGCATGGCCGCCGCGATGAACGGTCTTGCGCTGCATGGCGGCTTCATCCCCTATGGCGGCACATTCCTCGCGTTCTCGGATTACA comes from Bradyrhizobium sp. CCGE-LA001 and encodes:
- a CDS encoding MFS transporter, which codes for MTMNATIETAPEPDAISQRLTLVLAAACGMVAANIYYAQPLIAPISAALGLSNAAGGLIVTMTQIGYGTGLLLIVPLGDLVENRLLICSVIALGAAALLAAAFATHALPFLLAALFVGLGSVAVQIIIPYAAHLAPEASRGRVVGNVSTGLMLGIMLARPVASFVTAALSWHAVFFCSAALMIVLAAMLWMTLPKRKPVARMHYGALLLSMPELVRTTPLLRRRALYQASLFGCFTLFWTVAPLLLASEFSFTQRGIALFALAGVAGVFAAPIAGRLADRGHSRMATRVAMLLAGAGFLITHIGAPGSMLNLACLVVAAIAIDIGVQGNVVLGFRAIFVLGHEHRSRLNGLYMATFFAAGAAGSALGAFAFAQGGWTLASAIGLALPVAGLLYAATE
- the rfbC gene encoding dTDP-4-dehydrorhamnose 3,5-epimerase, with product MKFTPLTLPGVIEIGIEPETDARGFFARLFDAEAFAAQGLPTHFSQHSLSCNERAGTLRGLHYQAGRPEAKLVRCVSGRTFDVVVDLRRSLPTYGQWCAVELAANRHNAVFIPAGCAHGFQTLEGGTELMYFIDVPYDPQGAAGIRWDDPSLAIAWPLPDPILSARDRALPFLA
- the acuR gene encoding acrylate utilization transcriptional regulator AcuR produces the protein MKAISPSAEQRRRGRPPRDQTRPDAPRARLIRAGVAILTEKGFSAVGVEEILDAAEVPKGSFYHYFDSKEAFGLELIDAYAGYFARKLDRWFDDTGRAPLDRINDFIADARSGMARYRYRRGCLVGNLGQEMGVLPEPFRKRLAAVFRDWEARTSRCLRSAQGAGEISNHLDCENLAQFFWTGWEGAVLRAKLERRPDALDVFAAGFLAMIRTRSDGQ
- a CDS encoding class I SAM-dependent methyltransferase; translation: MDRHRCRFCADELDETFIDLGLSPLANSFVPPERADTTEPIYPLHARACRACGLVQLPQFESVASIFDQYLYYSSYSESWLHHCESYAAAMIARAKLGVTSVVIEIASNDGYLLQYFRRAGIRVLGVEPASGPAAAAIAKDIPTRTCYFGRDVARALRAEGHRPDLVVANNVLPHVTDINDFVAALRILLPETGRATLELPHLLHLIEGIQFDTIYHEHLSYFLLATLETVFRAHGLRIFDVEELPTHGGSLRLHVCNQAAPEGPSPALERLRRREAEAGIHQAATYRGFREKVAAKREMIRGFLVAARRAGKTVLAYGAPAKGNTLLNYCGVTCELIPFTVDRNPHKQGLLLPGSHLPVRDPAALIAAKPDYVFILPWNLKDEVIAQLPEVRRWGGQFVVPAPDLTIIS
- a CDS encoding peroxidase-related enzyme — encoded protein: MTETRAVSRFPVPDLADMPDDIRSRILAVQEKSGFIPNVFLVLAHRPDEFRAFFAYHDALMDKPGNLTKAEREMIVVATSNLNQCQYCVVAHGAILRIRAKDPLIADQVAINYRKADITDRQKAMLDFAVRVSTEAHKTSESDFAALKEHGFTEEDIWDIAAISAFFGMSNRLANVTSMRPNAEFYSMGRG
- a CDS encoding TetR/AcrR family transcriptional regulator codes for the protein MDIALDRAVRVFRERGYHATSIGDLAAAMRLATGSIYKAFRDKHAIFLAAFERYTHLRQEQTQKAAARGANGREKIRNVLLSYVEHSRGSEGRRGCLVVGSAVELSALDPVVGARVNAQLKSNEDFIAGLIREGLADGSVPRHVDAEDTARLMICIMQGLRVVGKTRLRLEALRLVGVAMKLLT
- the zigA gene encoding zinc metallochaperone GTPase ZigA, with the translated sequence MHKLPVTVLSGFLGAGKTTLLNHVLNNRHGLKVAVIVNDMSEVNIDADLVRDGGANLSRTDEKLVEMTNGCICCTLRDDLLKEVRALAEHGRFDYLLIESTGISEPLPVAATFDFRSEDGESLSDVARLDTMVTVVDAVNLLRDYSSTDFLEQRGEALDNDKRTLVDLLVEQIEFADVIVLNKVDDAPPEQREAARKIIRALNPEADLIEANHGRVAFDRILDTGRFDFEKAQAHPLWYKELYGFADHVPETEEYGVRSFVYRARRPFDPAKFDRFIKEPWPGVIRAKGHFWLATRPQWLGEISQAGSIIRTEALGFWWASVPAERWPDDPFWRKKLRQNWSDIYGDRRQEIVFIGAGMDEDSIRARLDACLVTGRPAMDVAEWAQLADPFPVWRRADEAA